In one window of Streptomyces griseus subsp. griseus DNA:
- a CDS encoding hemolysin family protein, whose amino-acid sequence MSLLQLLFAALLVLANGFFVGAEFALVSVRRSQIEPLAAQGSGRARTVLYGLENLPRMMAAAQFGITVCSLTLGAVAEPTVARLLEPVFHAAHLPEGLIHPLGFALALALVVVLHLVIGEMVPKNLAMAAPERTALRLSPGLVAFARLCRPVTTALGACAGLVLRLFGVEPKDEVEAVFTSEQLNRLVGDSGQAGLLGPDAQERLEDALVLGSRPVTDVLLERGGLVTVDPSVTPRLVEELTVRTGFSRFPVCAEGGGGPFMGYLHVKDVLELEDADRAVPQQLWRPMTTVRAELPLDDALTVMRRAATHLAQVADGSGRVLGLVAMEDVLETLVGEVRDPAHRVVPVPLRTVDAAGAEDRALAS is encoded by the coding sequence ATGAGCCTGCTCCAACTCCTCTTCGCCGCCCTCCTCGTGCTGGCGAACGGCTTCTTCGTCGGCGCCGAGTTCGCCCTCGTCTCCGTCCGCCGCAGCCAGATCGAACCGCTGGCCGCCCAGGGATCCGGCCGGGCCCGCACGGTCCTGTACGGGCTGGAGAACCTGCCGCGCATGATGGCCGCCGCCCAGTTCGGCATCACCGTCTGCTCCCTCACCCTCGGAGCCGTCGCCGAACCGACCGTGGCCCGTCTCCTGGAGCCGGTCTTCCACGCCGCGCACCTGCCCGAAGGGCTCATCCACCCGCTCGGCTTCGCACTGGCGCTCGCGCTCGTCGTCGTCCTGCACCTGGTCATCGGCGAGATGGTCCCGAAGAACCTCGCGATGGCCGCCCCCGAGCGCACCGCGCTCCGGCTCAGCCCCGGCCTGGTCGCCTTCGCCCGGCTCTGCCGGCCGGTCACCACCGCGCTGGGCGCCTGCGCCGGCCTGGTGCTGCGGCTCTTCGGCGTCGAACCGAAGGACGAGGTGGAGGCCGTCTTCACCAGCGAGCAGCTCAACCGCCTGGTCGGGGACTCGGGCCAGGCCGGGCTGCTCGGCCCGGACGCCCAGGAGCGCCTGGAGGACGCCCTGGTCCTGGGCAGCCGTCCGGTCACCGATGTCCTGCTGGAGCGGGGCGGCCTGGTGACCGTGGACCCGTCGGTGACCCCGCGCCTGGTGGAGGAGCTGACGGTACGGACCGGCTTCTCCCGCTTCCCGGTCTGCGCGGAGGGCGGGGGAGGCCCGTTCATGGGCTACCTGCACGTCAAGGACGTCCTGGAGCTGGAGGACGCCGACCGCGCGGTCCCGCAGCAGCTCTGGCGCCCGATGACGACCGTGCGGGCCGAACTCCCCCTCGACGACGCCCTGACGGTGATGCGCCGCGCCGCCACCCACCTGGCCCAGGTCGCGGACGGCTCGGGCCGCGTCCTCGGCCTGGTGGCGATGGAGGACGTCCTGGAGACGCTGGTGGGTGAGGTCCGCGACCCGGCGCACCGGGTGGTGCCGGTGCCCCTGCGCACGGTGGACGCGGCGGGGGCGGAGGACCGGGCCCTGGCCTCGTGA
- a CDS encoding riboflavin synthase, whose product MFTGIVEELGEVTAVEELADASRFRLRGPVVTDGAKHGDSIAVNGVCLTVVETGEGEFTADVMAETLKRSSLGALTTGSRVNLERPMALGGRLGGHIVQGHVDGTGTIVERTPSEHWEIVKVSLPPELTRYVVEKGSITVDGVSLTVVEAARDHFTISLIPTTLALTTLGHKQPGDPVNLEVDVIAKYVERLLGDRSGSVQGLLPGDRAAGQDLPLGGQAGQDPR is encoded by the coding sequence GTGTTCACCGGAATTGTCGAAGAACTGGGTGAGGTCACCGCCGTCGAGGAGCTCGCCGACGCCTCCCGCTTCCGGCTGCGCGGCCCCGTCGTCACCGACGGCGCCAAGCACGGCGACTCCATCGCGGTGAACGGCGTCTGCCTCACCGTCGTGGAGACCGGCGAGGGCGAGTTCACCGCCGACGTGATGGCCGAGACCCTGAAGCGCTCCAGCCTCGGCGCCCTCACCACCGGCTCCCGCGTCAACCTGGAGCGCCCGATGGCGCTCGGCGGCCGGCTCGGCGGGCACATCGTCCAGGGGCACGTGGACGGCACCGGCACCATCGTGGAGCGCACCCCCTCCGAGCACTGGGAGATCGTCAAGGTCTCCCTGCCCCCCGAGCTGACCCGCTACGTCGTCGAGAAGGGCTCCATCACCGTCGACGGCGTCAGCCTCACCGTCGTCGAGGCGGCGCGGGACCACTTCACCATCAGCCTCATCCCCACCACCCTCGCCCTGACCACGCTCGGCCACAAGCAGCCCGGCGACCCGGTCAACCTGGAGGTGGACGTGATCGCCAAGTACGTGGAGCGTCTGCTCGGGGACCGGTCCGGCTCCGTGCAGGGCCTGCTGCCGGGCGACCGGGCCGCCGGCCAGGACCTGCCTCTCGGAGGTCAGGCCGGGCAGGACCCGCGATGA
- a CDS encoding nicotinamide mononucleotide transporter family protein: protein MNAVSWLNSEAFTLFGQHIKWADMIGNLIGLTALALGWRRSIWTWPAQLLAGAILFTAFASAHLSGSAGKQLVVIVVALWGWHAWQRGKQQAQDGSLAVRFATWRERGVLIGAAAIGTLAVGGLFTLFPSLSWDPWPDAYIFVGTIVAMYAQAKGMVEFWFAWLLVDLVGVPLNFANGFAFSGFVYIIYGALVLWGMRDWWLRTRTPALEGATA, encoded by the coding sequence ATGAACGCCGTCTCCTGGCTCAACTCCGAGGCCTTCACCCTCTTCGGCCAGCACATCAAGTGGGCCGACATGATCGGCAACCTGATCGGCCTGACCGCCCTGGCCCTCGGCTGGCGCCGCTCCATCTGGACCTGGCCCGCCCAGCTGCTCGCCGGCGCCATCCTCTTCACCGCCTTCGCCTCCGCGCACCTCTCCGGCAGCGCGGGCAAGCAGCTGGTCGTCATCGTCGTCGCCCTGTGGGGCTGGCACGCCTGGCAGCGCGGCAAGCAGCAGGCCCAGGACGGCTCCCTCGCCGTCCGCTTCGCCACCTGGCGCGAGCGCGGTGTGCTGATCGGCGCCGCCGCCATCGGGACCCTCGCCGTCGGCGGACTGTTCACCCTGTTCCCGTCGCTCTCCTGGGACCCGTGGCCGGACGCGTACATCTTCGTCGGCACGATCGTCGCGATGTACGCGCAGGCCAAGGGCATGGTCGAGTTCTGGTTCGCCTGGCTCCTGGTCGACCTCGTCGGCGTCCCCCTGAACTTCGCCAACGGCTTCGCCTTCTCCGGCTTCGTCTACATCATCTACGGCGCCCTCGTCCTGTGGGGCATGCGCGACTGGTGGCTGCGTACGCGGACACCCGCTCTGGAAGGAGCCACGGCATGA
- a CDS encoding AAA family ATPase has translation MDIGTQGAQAPADLAWLRGMDAYTMGAYPQAEEEFRAAVRIDPGMADGWLGLHALRIDTATALLRMYRHRDRFGEQRARHRRPLNSWYWLGWWVQPLLESPRDLLLAHASHWLDGRHVPELDRALAGLPPVDADPQVRFLHACRSYLVKDWEQLVRYTEQLVDDPMLGIEAGLFGGMARVRLEMYGQAEPLLAAALMRCRSEQPQRKELRYWLARAHEGTGRSAAALPLYRAVHRVDPAFMDTSARLAALVEGDGYDESADLAAVMLTGFGAGGAGGAGAEALADGDAALGTDLVDGREPWSIGDAGLLGDGEDPVLSPAAPVVGARRTKTRKPPPFPAGPSDPVLLAEALAQLERMVGLEPVKRQVKALSAQLNMARLRADQGLPVQPPKRHFVFSGPSGTGKTTVARILGRIFYALGLLGGDHLIEAQRADLVGEFLGQTAVKANELIDSALGGVLFVDEAYSLANSGYSKGDAYGDEALQVLLKRAEDNRDHLVVILAGYPEGMDRLLATNPGLSSRFTSRVDFPSYRPLELTAIGAVLAAENDDVWDEEAVDELRSISGHVVDQGWIDELGNGRFLRTLYEKSCAYRDLRLSGYTGTLSREDLSTLRLPDLMQAYGEVLSGRGPVGRGKQEPGGV, from the coding sequence ATGGACATCGGCACACAGGGCGCACAGGCCCCCGCCGACCTCGCCTGGCTGCGTGGCATGGACGCCTACACCATGGGCGCCTATCCGCAGGCCGAGGAGGAGTTCAGAGCTGCGGTACGGATCGATCCCGGCATGGCGGACGGCTGGCTCGGCCTCCATGCGCTGCGCATCGACACCGCCACCGCGCTCTTACGTATGTACCGGCACCGTGACCGCTTCGGCGAACAGCGGGCCCGGCACCGTCGGCCCCTGAACTCCTGGTACTGGCTGGGCTGGTGGGTGCAGCCGCTGCTGGAGAGCCCGCGCGATCTGCTGCTCGCCCACGCCTCGCACTGGCTGGACGGGCGCCATGTGCCGGAGCTGGACCGGGCGTTGGCGGGACTGCCGCCCGTGGACGCCGACCCGCAGGTGCGGTTCCTGCACGCCTGCCGCTCGTACCTGGTCAAGGACTGGGAGCAGCTGGTGCGGTACACCGAGCAGCTCGTCGACGATCCGATGCTGGGCATAGAGGCAGGGCTCTTCGGGGGCATGGCCCGGGTCCGGCTGGAGATGTACGGGCAGGCCGAACCGCTCCTCGCGGCCGCCCTGATGCGCTGTCGCAGCGAGCAGCCGCAGCGCAAGGAGCTGCGTTACTGGCTGGCGCGGGCCCATGAGGGCACCGGGCGCAGTGCCGCGGCGCTGCCGCTGTACCGGGCGGTGCACCGGGTCGACCCGGCGTTCATGGACACCTCGGCCCGCCTCGCGGCGCTCGTGGAGGGCGACGGGTACGACGAGTCCGCCGACCTGGCCGCCGTGATGCTGACCGGCTTCGGTGCGGGGGGCGCGGGAGGTGCGGGGGCGGAGGCCCTCGCGGACGGCGACGCGGCGCTGGGCACGGATCTGGTGGATGGCCGTGAACCGTGGTCCATCGGTGACGCAGGGCTGCTCGGCGACGGCGAGGACCCGGTGCTCTCCCCGGCCGCGCCGGTCGTGGGTGCCCGCCGTACGAAGACCCGCAAGCCGCCGCCCTTCCCGGCCGGACCGAGCGACCCGGTCCTGCTGGCCGAGGCGCTGGCCCAGCTGGAGCGCATGGTCGGCCTGGAACCGGTGAAGCGGCAGGTGAAGGCGCTCTCCGCGCAGCTCAACATGGCCAGGCTGCGGGCCGATCAGGGGCTCCCGGTCCAGCCGCCGAAGCGCCACTTCGTCTTCTCCGGCCCCTCCGGCACCGGCAAGACCACGGTCGCCCGCATCCTCGGCCGGATCTTCTACGCGCTGGGGCTGCTGGGCGGCGACCATCTGATCGAGGCCCAACGGGCCGATCTGGTGGGCGAGTTCCTGGGGCAGACCGCGGTGAAGGCCAATGAGCTGATCGACTCGGCGCTCGGCGGGGTGCTCTTCGTCGACGAGGCGTACAGCCTGGCCAACTCCGGTTACAGCAAGGGCGATGCGTACGGCGACGAAGCCCTCCAGGTCCTCCTGAAGCGGGCCGAGGACAACCGGGACCACCTCGTCGTCATCCTCGCGGGGTACCCGGAAGGCATGGACCGCCTCCTCGCCACCAACCCGGGGCTCTCCTCCCGCTTCACCAGCCGGGTCGACTTCCCCAGCTACCGCCCGCTCGAACTCACCGCGATCGGCGCCGTGCTGGCCGCCGAGAACGACGACGTGTGGGACGAGGAGGCGGTCGACGAGCTGCGCTCCATCAGCGGCCATGTGGTGGATCAGGGCTGGATCGACGAGCTGGGCAACGGCCGCTTCCTGCGCACGCTGTACGAGAAGAGCTGCGCCTACCGCGATCTGCGGCTCTCCGGATACACCGGGACGCTGAGCCGGGAGGACCTGTCGACGCTACGGCTGCCGGATCTGATGCAGGCGTACGGCGAAGTCCTGTCCGGGCGCGGTCCGGTGGGCCGGGGGAAGCAGGAGCCGGGCGGGGTGTGA
- a CDS encoding hemolysin family protein — protein sequence MTTPLLLLAAAFLLILANGFFVAAEFGLVTVDRPDAERAAAEGDRRARTVVDALRELSFQLSGTQLGITITSLVVGMLAEPALAQLLAGPLTATGLPAGAVPGVGVVIGMLLASAVQMVVGELVPKNWAVSRPLQVARFVAGPQARFATLLRPVITALNTLANRLVRLFGVEPTDELASARTPGELVSLARHSAEAGTLEQDTADLFVRTLSLAGLTAQHVMTPRVKVSALHSSATAEDVLNLTRATGLSRFPVYRDRIDEVVGMVHLKDALAVPAHERLRTPAGRIAVAPLLVPGTLPVERLLRRLRHEQPIAVVVDEYGGTAGVVTLEDIIEELVGEVRDEHDAEGSDRPDLTSATGEDGRPVWDAEGSCGVHTLRRAGLELPEGPYETVAGLVADLLGRIPAPGDLAELPGWRITVRQVGHNRAERVRFTQLPGPQPRQPAPVPPESVTVPPEPALLEAVR from the coding sequence ATGACCACCCCCCTGCTGCTCCTCGCGGCGGCCTTCCTCCTCATCCTCGCCAACGGATTCTTCGTGGCAGCCGAGTTCGGGCTCGTCACCGTGGACCGGCCCGACGCCGAACGCGCGGCCGCCGAGGGCGATCGACGGGCTCGCACCGTCGTCGACGCCCTGCGCGAACTCTCCTTCCAGCTTTCCGGCACCCAGCTCGGCATCACCATCACCTCGCTGGTCGTCGGCATGCTCGCCGAACCGGCCCTCGCCCAACTGCTCGCCGGACCCCTCACCGCCACCGGACTGCCCGCGGGCGCGGTCCCCGGTGTCGGCGTCGTCATCGGGATGCTGCTGGCCTCCGCCGTCCAGATGGTCGTCGGCGAACTCGTCCCCAAGAACTGGGCGGTCTCCCGGCCACTCCAGGTGGCCCGCTTCGTCGCCGGGCCGCAGGCGCGCTTCGCCACCCTGCTGCGGCCCGTCATCACCGCGCTCAACACCCTGGCCAACCGGCTGGTGCGGCTCTTCGGGGTGGAGCCCACCGACGAGCTGGCCTCCGCCCGCACCCCGGGCGAACTGGTCTCCCTGGCCCGCCACTCCGCCGAGGCCGGCACCCTGGAACAGGACACCGCCGACCTCTTCGTACGGACGCTCTCGCTGGCCGGGCTCACCGCCCAGCACGTGATGACCCCCCGGGTGAAGGTCAGTGCCCTGCACTCCTCAGCGACCGCCGAGGACGTCCTCAACCTCACCCGCGCCACCGGCCTCTCCCGCTTCCCGGTCTACCGGGACCGCATCGACGAGGTCGTCGGCATGGTCCACCTCAAGGACGCGCTCGCCGTCCCCGCCCACGAGCGGCTGCGCACCCCGGCCGGCCGGATCGCCGTCGCCCCGCTCCTGGTGCCCGGGACCCTGCCGGTGGAGCGGCTGCTGCGGCGGCTGCGCCACGAGCAGCCGATAGCCGTGGTGGTCGACGAGTACGGCGGCACCGCCGGGGTCGTCACCCTGGAGGACATCATCGAGGAGCTGGTCGGCGAGGTCCGCGACGAGCACGACGCCGAGGGCTCCGACCGCCCCGACCTCACCTCCGCCACCGGCGAGGACGGCCGCCCGGTCTGGGACGCCGAGGGCAGCTGCGGGGTCCACACCCTGCGCCGGGCGGGCCTGGAGCTGCCGGAGGGGCCGTACGAGACCGTCGCCGGGCTCGTCGCCGACCTGCTCGGCCGCATCCCCGCCCCCGGCGACCTGGCCGAACTCCCCGGCTGGCGGATCACCGTCCGCCAGGTCGGCCACAACCGCGCGGAGAGGGTCCGCTTCACCCAGCTCCCCGGCCCGCAGCCGCGGCAGCCCGCCCCGGTCCCGCCGGAGTCCGTCACCGTCCCGCCGGAGCCCGCCCTGCTGGAGGCCGTGCGATGA
- the ribH gene encoding 6,7-dimethyl-8-ribityllumazine synthase: protein MSGKGAPELSVRNCADLRVAVVAAQWHEKVMDGLVDGALRALHELGIDEPTLLRVPGSFELPVVAKVLAGRGYDAIVALGVIIRGGTPHFEYVSQGVTVGLTQVTVDTGVPVGFGVLTCDTEEQALDRAGIEGSNEDKGHEAVTAAVATAATLRTVSEPWR from the coding sequence ATGAGCGGCAAGGGTGCACCCGAACTGTCCGTACGCAACTGCGCCGACCTGCGGGTGGCCGTCGTCGCGGCCCAGTGGCACGAGAAGGTCATGGACGGCCTCGTCGACGGCGCCCTGCGCGCCCTGCACGAGCTGGGCATCGACGAGCCGACGCTGCTCCGCGTCCCCGGCTCCTTCGAGCTGCCCGTCGTCGCCAAGGTGCTCGCCGGCCGCGGCTACGACGCGATCGTCGCGCTCGGCGTGATCATCCGGGGCGGCACCCCCCACTTCGAGTACGTGTCCCAGGGCGTCACCGTGGGCCTCACCCAGGTCACCGTCGACACCGGCGTCCCCGTCGGCTTCGGCGTACTGACCTGCGACACCGAGGAGCAGGCCCTCGACCGGGCGGGCATCGAAGGGTCCAACGAGGACAAGGGGCACGAAGCGGTCACCGCCGCCGTCGCCACCGCGGCCACGCTGCGCACCGTCAGCGAACCCTGGCGCTGA
- a CDS encoding phosphoribosyl-ATP diphosphatase: MANKTFEELFAELQLKAAEGDPSTSRTAELVDKGVHAIGKKVVEEAAEVWMAAEYEGKEAAAEEISQLLYHVQVMMVARGISLDDVYAHL; this comes from the coding sequence ATGGCGAACAAAACCTTCGAAGAGCTCTTCGCCGAGCTCCAGCTCAAGGCCGCCGAAGGCGACCCCTCCACCTCGCGCACCGCCGAACTGGTGGACAAGGGCGTGCATGCCATCGGCAAGAAGGTCGTCGAGGAGGCCGCCGAGGTCTGGATGGCCGCCGAGTACGAGGGCAAGGAGGCCGCCGCCGAGGAGATCTCCCAGCTGCTGTACCACGTCCAGGTGATGATGGTCGCGCGCGGGATCTCCCTCGACGACGTCTACGCCCATCTCTGA
- a CDS encoding PH domain-containing protein — MSAPRPELPTLPVTFRPTLTRVVLLSVGLAMFLVITVIALMLERLNPGERITFIFVAALFLGVLALLSRPRVTADDTGVTVVNITRTRRLAWEEILRVNLRSGDPWVFLDLSDGTSMPALGIQPGIAKEQAIRDARALRALAESRSAVGDDTP, encoded by the coding sequence ATGTCCGCGCCCCGGCCCGAACTCCCCACCCTCCCGGTCACCTTCCGGCCCACCCTCACCCGGGTGGTCCTGCTGAGCGTGGGCCTGGCGATGTTCCTCGTCATCACGGTCATCGCCCTGATGCTGGAACGGCTCAACCCGGGGGAGCGGATCACCTTCATCTTCGTCGCCGCGCTCTTCCTCGGCGTCCTGGCCCTGCTCAGCAGGCCCAGGGTCACCGCCGACGACACCGGGGTCACCGTCGTCAACATCACCCGGACCCGCAGGCTCGCCTGGGAGGAGATCCTCCGCGTCAACCTGCGCTCCGGCGACCCCTGGGTCTTCCTCGACCTCAGCGACGGCACCAGCATGCCCGCCCTCGGCATCCAGCCCGGTATCGCGAAGGAGCAGGCCATCCGCGACGCCCGCGCCCTGCGCGCCCTTGCCGAGTCCCGGTCGGCCGTCGGCGACGACACCCCCTGA
- the hisG gene encoding ATP phosphoribosyltransferase — translation MLRIAVPNKGALSGSAMAMLHEAGYQQRKESKELVLVDPSNEVEFFYLRPRDIAIYVSSGKLDIGITGRDLLLDSGADAEEILQLGFARSTFRYATKPGTAAGPQDFDGMTIATSYEGIVAAHLKEAGVKASIVHLDGAVETAIELGVAQIIADVVETGTSMRNAGLEVIGDPIMTSEAVVIRRDGAPTDDPKVQQFLRRLQGVLVARSYVMMDYDCRVEHLERAVALTPGLESPTISPLHHEGWVAVRSMVAAKEAQRIMDDLYELGARAILTTAIHACRL, via the coding sequence ATGCTGCGCATCGCCGTCCCCAACAAGGGTGCACTCTCCGGCTCTGCGATGGCCATGCTCCATGAGGCCGGCTACCAGCAGCGCAAGGAGTCCAAGGAACTGGTCCTGGTCGACCCTTCGAACGAGGTCGAGTTCTTCTACCTCCGCCCCCGGGACATCGCGATCTACGTCAGCTCCGGCAAGCTGGACATCGGGATCACCGGCCGGGACCTGCTCCTGGACTCGGGCGCCGACGCCGAGGAGATCCTCCAGCTCGGCTTCGCCCGCTCCACCTTCCGCTACGCCACCAAGCCCGGCACCGCGGCGGGCCCGCAGGACTTCGACGGCATGACGATCGCCACCTCGTACGAGGGCATCGTCGCCGCCCACCTCAAGGAGGCCGGGGTCAAGGCGTCGATCGTCCACCTCGACGGCGCGGTCGAGACCGCGATCGAACTTGGCGTCGCCCAGATCATCGCGGACGTCGTCGAGACCGGCACCAGCATGCGCAACGCCGGACTCGAGGTGATCGGCGACCCGATCATGACCTCCGAGGCCGTCGTCATCCGCCGCGACGGCGCCCCCACCGACGACCCCAAGGTGCAGCAGTTCCTCCGCCGCCTCCAGGGCGTCCTGGTCGCCCGGTCCTACGTGATGATGGACTACGACTGCCGCGTGGAGCACCTGGAGCGCGCCGTCGCCCTCACCCCGGGCCTGGAGTCGCCGACCATCTCCCCGCTGCACCACGAGGGCTGGGTCGCCGTCCGCTCCATGGTCGCCGCCAAGGAGGCCCAGCGGATCATGGACGACCTGTACGAGCTCGGCGCCCGCGCCATCCTCACCACGGCCATCCACGCCTGCCGCCTCTGA
- a CDS encoding PepSY-associated TM helix domain-containing protein yields the protein MSHRTEEIPQNDHDPAGVAAPGEPDADRPDGVTKPGSDGPDGSAGPDTLTPPGTDPPRPAPSWEAVRHLLVRLHFYAGVLVAPFLLVAALTGLAYTFTPQLDQLMYGDQLRVGTVGEAPRPLAEQIAAARAAHPGGTVASVVTPPGPEDTTRVVLAVPELGEKQRTVFVDPYTAEVRGELTTWFGSTPLTTWLDDLHRNLNLGETGRLYSEVAASWLGVTVLGGLVLWLGRSRGQRAKSARGVLLPDRKARGVRRTRGRHAATGVWLALGLLFLSATGLTWSNHAGERFGRLLDAANGNAPALDTALPGKEAPAGDHAEHAEHGGSGGATADPDPAGFDAALTAAREAGLGGTVVVTPAADAASAWTVAQNDNVWPVHYDRVAVDTTSGEITARTYWADHPALSKLSKLGVQGHMGVLFGVVNQIVLALLALGLTAVIVWGYRMWWQRRPTRDDRQALAGRAPERGAWRRLPLPVLVLGIPAVIALGWALPVLGVTLAGFLVVDAVMGAARRRRAA from the coding sequence ATGTCTCACAGAACCGAAGAAATACCGCAGAACGACCACGATCCGGCCGGCGTCGCCGCGCCGGGCGAGCCGGATGCCGACAGACCGGACGGCGTCACGAAACCCGGTTCCGACGGGCCGGACGGCTCCGCGGGACCGGACACGCTCACGCCACCCGGCACCGACCCGCCCCGTCCGGCCCCATCCTGGGAGGCCGTACGCCACCTCCTGGTCCGGCTCCACTTCTACGCCGGTGTGCTCGTCGCCCCCTTCCTGCTGGTGGCCGCGCTGACCGGGCTGGCGTACACCTTCACGCCCCAACTCGACCAGCTCATGTACGGCGATCAACTGCGGGTCGGGACGGTCGGGGAGGCGCCCCGTCCGCTGGCCGAGCAGATCGCCGCCGCGCGGGCGGCACATCCCGGGGGCACCGTGGCGTCGGTGGTCACCCCGCCGGGCCCCGAGGACACCACCCGGGTGGTGCTCGCGGTGCCGGAGCTGGGCGAGAAGCAGCGGACGGTGTTCGTCGACCCGTACACCGCCGAGGTACGGGGGGAGCTGACGACCTGGTTCGGGTCTACGCCGCTCACGACCTGGCTGGACGACCTCCACCGCAACCTCAACCTCGGCGAGACGGGCCGCCTGTACTCCGAGGTCGCCGCGAGCTGGCTGGGGGTGACAGTCCTGGGCGGCCTCGTCCTGTGGCTCGGGCGCAGCCGGGGACAGCGTGCGAAGTCGGCCCGGGGTGTCCTGCTGCCGGACCGCAAGGCCCGAGGGGTGCGCCGGACGCGCGGCCGGCACGCGGCGACCGGGGTGTGGCTGGCGCTGGGGCTGCTGTTCCTCAGCGCCACCGGGCTCACCTGGTCGAACCACGCGGGTGAGCGGTTCGGGCGGCTCCTGGACGCGGCGAACGGCAACGCCCCGGCCCTCGACACGGCGCTCCCGGGCAAGGAGGCTCCGGCCGGGGACCACGCGGAACACGCGGAGCACGGCGGCTCCGGCGGAGCGACGGCCGACCCCGATCCGGCCGGCTTCGACGCGGCCCTCACGGCGGCACGGGAAGCGGGCCTCGGCGGCACGGTGGTGGTCACGCCCGCGGCGGACGCGGCGAGCGCCTGGACCGTGGCGCAGAACGACAACGTCTGGCCGGTGCACTACGACCGGGTGGCCGTGGACACGACCAGCGGCGAGATCACCGCGCGCACCTACTGGGCCGACCACCCCGCCCTGTCCAAACTGAGCAAGCTCGGCGTGCAGGGGCACATGGGCGTGCTGTTCGGGGTCGTCAACCAGATCGTGCTGGCGCTCCTCGCCCTCGGCCTGACGGCGGTGATCGTCTGGGGCTACCGCATGTGGTGGCAGCGGCGCCCCACCCGCGACGACCGCCAGGCCCTCGCCGGCAGGGCCCCGGAGCGCGGGGCGTGGCGGCGGCTCCCGCTGCCGGTCCTGGTCCTGGGCATCCCGGCGGTCATCGCCCTGGGCTGGGCGCTGCCGGTCCTGGGGGTGACGCTGGCCGGGTTCCTGGTGGTCGACGCGGTGATGGGGGCGGCCCGCCGACGGCGTGCCGCCTGA
- a CDS encoding bifunctional 3,4-dihydroxy-2-butanone-4-phosphate synthase/GTP cyclohydrolase II: MTAQPTWLHPGHDPLAEDLTLDPVEQAIRDIAAGRPVVVVDDEDRENEGDLVIAAEMATPEIVAFMMSECRGLICAPMESDELERLELPQMVADNTESMQTAFTVSVDASAAHGVTTGISAADRATTLRMLAGGTAGPGDFVRPGHVFPLRARSGGVLVRNGHTEAAVDLARLAGLRPAGAIVEIAGEDGTMLRLPELIPFARKHGLTIISIEDLIAYRRSAEPTVRREAATRLPTAFGDFTAYGYRSTVDGVEHVALVHGDITENGGEDILVRVHSECLTGDIFQSQRCDCGPQLHASMRRITEEGRGVVVYLRGHEGRGIGLLSKLRAYELQERGVDTLDANLELGLPADARDYAAGAQILRDLGVRSLRLMTNNPDKTAAVLRHGLAVTGREPMPVQAGEHNLRYLRTKRDRMGHDLPWLDGAPASPCANQ, from the coding sequence ATGACTGCTCAGCCCACCTGGCTGCACCCCGGCCACGACCCGCTCGCCGAGGACCTCACCCTGGATCCGGTGGAGCAGGCCATCCGTGACATCGCCGCCGGCCGGCCCGTCGTCGTCGTCGACGACGAGGACCGCGAGAACGAGGGCGACCTCGTCATCGCCGCCGAGATGGCGACCCCCGAGATCGTCGCCTTCATGATGAGCGAGTGCCGCGGACTGATCTGCGCCCCCATGGAGAGCGACGAGCTGGAGCGGCTCGAACTCCCGCAGATGGTCGCCGACAACACCGAGTCGATGCAGACCGCCTTCACCGTCTCCGTCGACGCCTCCGCCGCCCACGGCGTCACCACCGGCATCTCCGCAGCCGACCGCGCCACCACCCTGCGGATGCTCGCGGGCGGCACCGCCGGACCGGGCGACTTCGTCCGCCCCGGCCACGTCTTCCCGCTGCGCGCCCGCTCCGGCGGCGTCCTCGTCCGCAACGGCCACACCGAGGCGGCCGTCGACCTCGCCCGGCTCGCCGGACTGCGCCCGGCGGGGGCCATCGTGGAGATCGCGGGGGAGGACGGCACCATGCTGCGCCTGCCCGAGCTGATCCCCTTCGCCCGCAAGCACGGTCTGACGATCATCTCCATCGAGGACCTGATCGCCTACCGCCGCAGCGCCGAGCCCACCGTCCGCCGCGAGGCCGCCACCCGGCTGCCCACCGCTTTCGGCGACTTCACCGCGTACGGCTACCGCTCCACCGTCGACGGCGTGGAACATGTCGCGCTCGTCCACGGCGACATCACGGAGAACGGCGGCGAGGACATCCTCGTCCGCGTCCACTCCGAGTGCCTGACCGGCGACATCTTCCAGTCCCAGCGCTGCGACTGCGGACCCCAGCTGCACGCCTCCATGCGGCGCATCACCGAGGAGGGCCGGGGCGTCGTCGTCTACCTCCGCGGCCACGAGGGGCGCGGCATCGGCCTGCTCTCCAAGCTGCGCGCGTACGAACTGCAGGAGCGCGGCGTGGACACCCTCGACGCCAACCTGGAGCTCGGCCTGCCCGCCGACGCCCGCGACTACGCGGCGGGCGCCCAGATCCTCCGGGACCTCGGCGTACGCAGCCTGCGGCTGATGACCAACAACCCCGACAAGACCGCGGCCGTCCTGCGCCACGGCCTCGCCGTCACCGGCCGGGAACCGATGCCCGTCCAGGCCGGCGAGCACAATCTGCGGTACCTGCGCACCAAGCGCGACCGCATGGGCCACGACCTGCCCTGGCTGGACGGCGCCCCCGCGTCGCCCTGCGCCAACCAGTAA